Genomic window (Shewanella psychropiezotolerans):
TCACAGCTTTTACCGGCAGGCAGTAGATCATAGATACCAGGAAGGTCGGTTAGAGAAACATCGGTACCATTTAGGGTAAATAAGCCTGTTTTCTTCTCTACTGTGACCCCAGACCAGTTACCAACCTGTTGATTGGCACCCGTGAGTGCATTAAAAAGTGTCGATTTACCCGCGTTAGGATTACCGACAGTCACACAATGAAACTGCTTAGCCATTCGTTAGTACCGCCTTAACTGTATCTGCTCTAACTATCTCTACATCAATAATGTCGGCAAGGTCACGACGCATACATAATCGACTGCCTCGAATATCGAGCAAAAGCCCAGATCCCATCGGAGCCTTACGGATCATGAAGAATGACGTGTTTGGGGTGATCCCCATGGAAAGTAATTTTCGTTTAACCACAGATGGCAAACTCAACTGGCCAACCTCTGAAATCGTGGCGTGATCGCCAGGGTTTAAATCGCTTAATTTCATTATGCTTTTATACCTTTTAACAGGTCTCAATAATTCTTAAACTCGAACTAATTTTAACGGAGGAACAAGAAGAATAACTTTACCTAGATCAACTTTTCGCATTGGGAACGATAATAGTTTTCAATTGTATTCTATATTATGTGACAAAAGTCCCAACTAATAAATGATTGTAATCAAATAAATCCAACTACAAGCTAATACGAATAATTATCAATTACTTAGTTATTGAGCTTATTAATCGCACCCTACAGTGATCGAGATCACATTTTAGATTTTCCCTTCATAATCATCACTCTTTACCGGACGAAATCACCGCGAATGTGACTCAAATGTAATGGACATGCTCTATAGTTATGTATTAGTAAATTAGATAATTACTAATATAACAATTATTAGCAAAATAGCGCTCAGGATGTGTGATGATGAACATGGGATCTGCTTGGACAAAAAGCAAGGCCTTACCTTGCCTGTTATTTTTATTAACAGTATTTAGTTTACATCTAGCGGCTGCTCCTTGGGATGATAAAGACCCTGCCGAAGTAGAAACGATTCTCGACCAAAAATTTGCCGAAGGTAAATACTCCTCAAAAGGCGCTGATACTTGCCTAATGTGTCACAGAAAGAGTGCCAAGGTGATGGCGCTGTTTGACGGTGTACACGGTAATACCAGCGTCAAGGGCTCTCCGATGGCCGATCTGCAGTGCGAAGCCTGCCATGGTCCATTAGGCAAACACAACCGAGGCGGCAAAGAGCCAATGATCACCTTCGGTGCTAACTCACCAGTTCCGGCCCAAAAACAAAATAGTGTCTGCATGAGCTGTCATAATGATGACAAGCGTATGGCTTGGAGTGGTAATCACCACGACAACGCCGATGTCAGTTGTGCCAGTTGTCACTCGATCCACACCGGACACGACCCAATCAGTGATCGTAAAACAGAAGTCGAAGTTTGTACTTCATGTCACACCCAACAGAAAGCCGACATCCATAAGCGCTCTTCTCACCCGCTGAAATGGCAACAGATGGTGTGTAGTGATTGTCATAACCCCCATGGAAGTTTAAGTGACTCTAGCCTCAAGCAGATGAGTGTGAATGAAAACTGCTATTCATGTCATGCAGAGAAACGCGGTCCAAAGCTGTGGGAACATTCACCTGTCACGGATAACTGCGCCAATTGCCATAACCCTCATGGCAGCGTGAATGAAGCCATGCTTATCAGTAAGCCACCTCAGCTCTGTCAGAGTTGCCACGCTTCTGATGGACACACATCGAACGCTGTTTTCGCTAATCAGAAGAATGCCTTCAATGCGGGGCAATCCTGTATGAACTGCCATAGCCAAGTACACGGCTCTAATCATCCATCCGGTAAGCTACTGCAGCGTTAAGAGGGAATAGATAATGAAAACACATATTATGAATACCCTAGCGCAACACACGATAAAAATGAGCTTAGTTGCCATCGCCATGACGAGTGTTTTTTCCCCCGCAATAGCCGATGGGTACGGCCTAGCACAAGTTAATCGTACCAGTTTAAAACTTGAGAAGTGGCAATGTAAGCGTTGCAAGGTTTCAACTGACACCCAAGGGAGTATCGGCGTAGGACTTGCCTATAATGATGGCTCAGATCCTCGGTTCGGTAATACTTCTGGAACAGACAAAGACGGACTCGTCGGCCACTTAGATGCCGATGTGACGTTAAAAGGCGAATCAGGCTATCGCACCGAAATTGCAGCGAACAAGCTAGGTTATGACAACGGCAGTGCAACGCTGACCACCGGCAAGCCCGGGCAATATGAAGTCGCTTTCGGATATCAAGGTATCGCTAATTACGATACTAACAGGGCTCTGACACCTTATATGGTTAACAGTGATGCCATGCTTCTCCCCGAAGACTGGCAAACTGGTGCCACTACTGGACAAATGATTTCGCTAATCGATAGCGTCAGGCAAGCTGAGCTTATGACCCAGCGTGATAGCCTGACCCTAGATGCACATTATAAAGGTGATTTCTATAAAGCTGAGCTGGATTACCAGCACCAAGAGCGCTCAGGACAAGGTGCCTTTAGTGGTAACTTATTAACAAACAGTGCCATGTTGGCACAACCTATCGATGACTCCATCGATAATCTAGGCGCAAAAATCTACTTCAATGGCGATGGTTGGCTTGCGGGCATAGATACCATGCTTAGCCGCTATAATAACGATCATGATGCAATAAGCTGGGATTCAGCATTTAGCCCAACCTTTGGTGCGGCTTATTCGGGTCAAAGTGCTACGACACCAGATAACAAGGCCTACCGAATAGCGGGCAATGCGCAATTTAGCGACAATGGCCAACAAATTTTAATGCACACAGGTTTCAGTCGCTTCACCCAAGAACAAACATTCCTACCCGCTACAATTAACGGCCCTTCTCCTGACTTACCTTCAGCGAATTTAAATGGTCAAGTCGATATGATTGAGATGACCATTAAGTATTCGGGGCGCATAACCCGTGAATTAAGCTTACGTGCCAGTTACGACTACAAAGACAGGGATAATAAAACTGAAGTGAATGACTACCCTCAGGTGATCACCGACAGTTATTTTAGCGGGGCAGCAACAAATCCTGAATATGATCGCACACGTCAAAAGGCCAAGCTTGCCGCTAAATACAGATTTAGCCGTAATGTCTATCTCGATGTGGGTTATGAATATGATCATAACAATTATAGTGATTTGGACAGAGAAACCATACACGAGTCCAGCCTATATGGACGCTTGAGCTACCGACCTTCTCACGCTTGGTCATTTGGGTTTAAAGCAAAAGCGCAAGATAGAAGCGGTAGTGAATACAAGCCGGTCAGTAGAACTGATAGTCCCAGCAATCCATTACTGAGAAAAACCTACCTTGCAGATAGAGAACATCAGGAATATAAACTCTCGGCAAATTACACTGGCTCTGCATCTTTCTCTGCCTCAGCGAATCTACATTTAAGCCAACAAGATTATACCGATACCCAGATAGGCTTAACCGATGTCGACACTTCCGGTTATGACATTTCTGGCCAATACCTGATCGATGAAGACCTCAGTTTCAACGTTTTTCTCAATCAGGACTGGCGTGATAGCGAGCAAGCCGGCAGCAGCAATTTCAGTGCTCCTAACTGGTACGCAACTGCTGATGAGCAATCCACTATCGTAGGCCTTGGGATGCTGTATCAAAACCTATTGGATAAGCAGTTATCTCTGGGGGTCGACTACAACTATTCAGATGGCCAAAGCGATACCGAGGTCACCCAAGGCTTGGCAACCCCTTACGGCGCATACTTCTCCACCAGCCATAATGTGAATGCATTCGCCGATTACCAAATGAGTGAATCAATAGGTATACGCTTTGACTGGATTTTTGAACAGTACCAAGATGCCGATTGGAGTAACCAAGGGATAAGCGTCGACTCCATCCCAAATGTATTGATATTTGGTGATCTCAGCCATGACTACAATGCGCATTACTTCGGGGTGACATTGAGCTACCAGCTATAAACATTAGCGATAAACATCAGATTTAAACGACTTATTAATAGCACGTTTTTTGGGAAAGTCAGTGTGTGAGCATGTTCCAAGGAAGAGATGATGAAACTAATTACAAATCTAATATGTGTATTTGACATGAAAAATGCAGCACCGCTTATCCTTGCTTTACTGTTAACGGCTTGTGGTGGTGATGACGGTGAGCCCGGTAACCCAGGAGAACCCGGCGGTCCTCCTGCTACCGATATATCTTCACTTAACGTCGAGGTTAATGAAGTCATTTTTACTCATGGCGTAGCCACGGTGAATTACAGCGTCAACAACCAAGACGATGAGCCCATCGTCGGCATACCTAGCTCAACGTATATTGCAGCTCAGCTTCTTCCCCAAGGTTTTACCAATGCCGGAAACAGCAGTCAGTGGCAATACTTTACCTCTGAGAGCTGCACAAGCAGCTGTACAGGCGAGTTTGTCGATCACAAGAATGGAAAGTATTCCTATACTTTCAGTGCTGCTTTCGATGGCATGAATGAGATGAGCTATTTGCCAGGAGCCACCCAACGCATAGTCATTAAGATTGGCGGAGATAGCTTACCTGACGGAACAGCATTACCAACAACTAACCAAAATTTCGATTGGCAAGATTCAGGTGAAGCCGCCTACACTCGTAATTTGATCACCATGGAGACGTGTAACACCTGTCACAAGGATCTCGCTTTTCACGGTAGTAAGTACAACGAAGTCGAAACTTGCGTGACCTGTCATAGTGAAGGAAAAGTGAGTAGCAATGACAATATCTTCCCGCAGATGATACACGGTAAACATTTAACCGGCTTCCCAGGCTCCTTGGCAGATTGTCAGACTTGTCATGCCAATGATGAAACATTGACTGAAAATATGAACTGGGCCCGTGTGCCAGGTATGGAGGCATGTGGTTCATGTCATACCGATATCAACTTTCCTGCAGGTGAAGGGCATCCAGCCCAAGTCGATAACAGCAATTGTGTGGCTTGTCATAATCCCGATTGGACCATGAGTGTACATAATGATGGTGGTAACGATGAGGCATTAGCACAATTTAATGCCCAAATAACCGTTGCTAGCCTCTCAGGCACGACTGTCACTTTTTCACTAAGACTCTCTAACCCTGTCACTGGGGAGGTTTACACAGATAGCGCTGATAAACTTAACTTTGTGGCTGATTTACGCGTAGTAGCTAACTGGGGAACAAGCTTTGATTATGCCACTCGTTCGGCAAAATCAATCAAGTTACAAGAAATACCGCCAAAGTCAGGCAGTGCAGGTATCTACACTTATGACATTACTGACCTAACAGTTCCATCGGGAAGCGAATCAGACCACGGAACCTTAGCTATTCAAGGTAAACTTTGTAGCTCAGAAGGAATGCTTGGTGATTGCGCCAATGAACAATTTTCAAGCGTTAATATAAAATCCAGCCATCAATTCTTCTCAATCGCTTCTATATCGGATGAAGGCAGACGAATTGTTGTCACTAATACTACCTGCGGAAGCTGTCATGGCGATCAAGCCCTCAATTTTCATGGTTCTCGTAACGACCTGGAGCAACAATGTCAGTTATGTCATAACAATAATATGATGGCTGATGCCAGTGCTGTTAATCCCTCGATTGCAACCGCAGACTTTAAGCATCTTATTCACGGTTTACATAGCTCACAACGTGAAGGTTTTGAAGATCTTAATTATCCAGGTCAAATAGGTGATTGTGCTCAATGCCATACCAGTAACGATACAGGAACCCTAACTGCAGCACTGCCGCTGAGTAACGCTGTACAACCCCTTTCAATTGACAATGGCACATTCACCAGTGCTACCGCTGCAATATGTAGCGACTGTCAC
Coding sequences:
- a CDS encoding OmcA/MtrC family decaheme c-type cytochrome, which codes for MKLITNLICVFDMKNAAPLILALLLTACGGDDGEPGNPGEPGGPPATDISSLNVEVNEVIFTHGVATVNYSVNNQDDEPIVGIPSSTYIAAQLLPQGFTNAGNSSQWQYFTSESCTSSCTGEFVDHKNGKYSYTFSAAFDGMNEMSYLPGATQRIVIKIGGDSLPDGTALPTTNQNFDWQDSGEAAYTRNLITMETCNTCHKDLAFHGSKYNEVETCVTCHSEGKVSSNDNIFPQMIHGKHLTGFPGSLADCQTCHANDETLTENMNWARVPGMEACGSCHTDINFPAGEGHPAQVDNSNCVACHNPDWTMSVHNDGGNDEALAQFNAQITVASLSGTTVTFSLRLSNPVTGEVYTDSADKLNFVADLRVVANWGTSFDYATRSAKSIKLQEIPPKSGSAGIYTYDITDLTVPSGSESDHGTLAIQGKLCSSEGMLGDCANEQFSSVNIKSSHQFFSIASISDEGRRIVVTNTTCGSCHGDQALNFHGSRNDLEQQCQLCHNNNMMADASAVNPSIATADFKHLIHGLHSSQREGFEDLNYPGQIGDCAQCHTSNDTGTLTAALPLSNAVQPLSIDNGTFTSATAAICSDCHSSTNAANHMTQQGAVFMGTEEDATSGTESCATCHGQGATADVLTVHPIK
- a CDS encoding DmsE family decaheme c-type cytochrome gives rise to the protein MNMGSAWTKSKALPCLLFLLTVFSLHLAAAPWDDKDPAEVETILDQKFAEGKYSSKGADTCLMCHRKSAKVMALFDGVHGNTSVKGSPMADLQCEACHGPLGKHNRGGKEPMITFGANSPVPAQKQNSVCMSCHNDDKRMAWSGNHHDNADVSCASCHSIHTGHDPISDRKTEVEVCTSCHTQQKADIHKRSSHPLKWQQMVCSDCHNPHGSLSDSSLKQMSVNENCYSCHAEKRGPKLWEHSPVTDNCANCHNPHGSVNEAMLISKPPQLCQSCHASDGHTSNAVFANQKNAFNAGQSCMNCHSQVHGSNHPSGKLLQR
- a CDS encoding FeoA family protein; the protein is MKLSDLNPGDHATISEVGQLSLPSVVKRKLLSMGITPNTSFFMIRKAPMGSGLLLDIRGSRLCMRRDLADIIDVEIVRADTVKAVLTNG
- a CDS encoding MtrB/PioB family decaheme-associated outer membrane protein; this encodes MKTHIMNTLAQHTIKMSLVAIAMTSVFSPAIADGYGLAQVNRTSLKLEKWQCKRCKVSTDTQGSIGVGLAYNDGSDPRFGNTSGTDKDGLVGHLDADVTLKGESGYRTEIAANKLGYDNGSATLTTGKPGQYEVAFGYQGIANYDTNRALTPYMVNSDAMLLPEDWQTGATTGQMISLIDSVRQAELMTQRDSLTLDAHYKGDFYKAELDYQHQERSGQGAFSGNLLTNSAMLAQPIDDSIDNLGAKIYFNGDGWLAGIDTMLSRYNNDHDAISWDSAFSPTFGAAYSGQSATTPDNKAYRIAGNAQFSDNGQQILMHTGFSRFTQEQTFLPATINGPSPDLPSANLNGQVDMIEMTIKYSGRITRELSLRASYDYKDRDNKTEVNDYPQVITDSYFSGAATNPEYDRTRQKAKLAAKYRFSRNVYLDVGYEYDHNNYSDLDRETIHESSLYGRLSYRPSHAWSFGFKAKAQDRSGSEYKPVSRTDSPSNPLLRKTYLADREHQEYKLSANYTGSASFSASANLHLSQQDYTDTQIGLTDVDTSGYDISGQYLIDEDLSFNVFLNQDWRDSEQAGSSNFSAPNWYATADEQSTIVGLGMLYQNLLDKQLSLGVDYNYSDGQSDTEVTQGLATPYGAYFSTSHNVNAFADYQMSESIGIRFDWIFEQYQDADWSNQGISVDSIPNVLIFGDLSHDYNAHYFGVTLSYQL